The Sorangiineae bacterium MSr11367 genome window below encodes:
- a CDS encoding formylglycine-generating enzyme family protein, whose translation MNLRTTPDAYIGLDAPSTDAWNAWYRAMLREREAVDVAYDPATDWSDATFRQMFLFMYDASFYDRGYRTRELVERWRRQFGRVDSVLLWQGYPRLGFDTRDQFDFYRDMPGGITKLRTDVVDVFHRSGLRVFLDYNPWAPGTYDELGDIVAGLDADGVMLDTLPSAPESLERAVTQRKRGVVFAPELRPDTAHLGRYRQAWAQWSDIGDAHTPSVLRHAWLLPKHRQFMIRRWDESRKLDIAYSFFNGTGLLLWDNVFGAWNPYSREDRRLLAETAAILDHYGSLFVHGDWLPLIPTGVSGLDANRWNLGARAILTLRNRTQEPLAYHLPEEGDAAYFAFWGEHHELRGGDTVTVAPNGIQAIVRDGAAEAGRARAHFEQLARNADVDLEGYDERRPPPRPIRPAVATRPRQVENFIEIPAGDFHMRIRHERRECGCYPAGATEDALWGWFYKDMLEHVIPCSLERFGIRATAVTNAEFLGFVHAALYWPDDEEHFLKHLRNHGTLPEALTGDRAHEPVTFVSLDDARAYAAWHGQRLPSEAEWQWTAEGAGAGHLYPWGNELRTFPSLLQPAALPETATPQGVMGLSGNAWEFTESEFSDGHTRFVMLRGGVYLPPAETEWIVARGARPNDYHAKYILRSDGLDRSEAISFRTVVDLT comes from the coding sequence ATGAACCTTCGAACGACACCCGACGCATACATCGGCCTGGACGCCCCCTCCACCGACGCGTGGAACGCCTGGTACCGCGCCATGCTGCGCGAACGCGAGGCGGTCGACGTCGCGTACGATCCGGCGACGGATTGGAGCGACGCCACGTTTCGGCAAATGTTCCTCTTCATGTACGACGCGTCGTTTTACGATCGCGGCTACCGGACGCGCGAGCTCGTCGAGCGATGGCGGCGGCAATTTGGACGCGTCGACTCCGTGCTCTTGTGGCAAGGCTATCCGAGGCTGGGCTTCGACACGCGCGATCAATTCGATTTTTATCGCGATATGCCCGGAGGCATCACCAAACTTCGCACGGACGTGGTCGACGTTTTTCATCGGAGCGGCCTGCGGGTCTTCCTCGATTACAATCCTTGGGCGCCGGGCACGTACGACGAGCTCGGGGACATCGTCGCGGGCCTAGATGCCGACGGTGTCATGCTCGACACGCTCCCCTCCGCGCCGGAAAGCCTCGAACGCGCGGTCACTCAGCGAAAACGCGGGGTGGTGTTCGCCCCCGAACTGCGCCCGGACACGGCGCACTTGGGCCGCTACCGCCAAGCCTGGGCGCAATGGAGCGACATCGGCGATGCACACACGCCATCCGTCCTCCGCCACGCGTGGCTTTTGCCGAAGCACCGGCAATTCATGATTCGGCGATGGGACGAGTCGCGCAAGTTGGATATTGCCTACAGCTTCTTCAACGGCACGGGTCTTTTGCTCTGGGACAATGTCTTTGGCGCGTGGAATCCATATTCGCGGGAGGACCGCCGGCTCCTCGCGGAGACGGCCGCCATTTTGGATCATTATGGGTCCCTCTTCGTTCATGGGGATTGGCTGCCGTTGATTCCGACGGGCGTCTCCGGGCTGGACGCCAATCGGTGGAATCTGGGTGCTCGGGCCATTCTCACCTTGCGCAATCGCACACAGGAGCCCCTCGCCTACCATCTTCCCGAGGAGGGCGATGCGGCGTATTTCGCTTTTTGGGGCGAACACCACGAGCTCCGAGGTGGAGACACCGTCACGGTGGCACCCAATGGCATTCAAGCCATCGTGCGCGATGGCGCGGCCGAGGCCGGGCGGGCGCGCGCTCACTTCGAGCAGCTCGCACGAAATGCCGATGTCGACCTCGAGGGGTACGACGAGCGCCGCCCTCCCCCGCGGCCCATTCGCCCTGCGGTGGCAACTCGGCCGCGGCAGGTAGAGAACTTCATCGAAATACCGGCGGGCGATTTCCACATGCGCATTCGTCACGAACGTCGCGAATGCGGCTGTTATCCCGCGGGGGCAACGGAGGATGCGCTGTGGGGATGGTTCTACAAGGATATGCTGGAGCACGTGATACCGTGTTCGCTCGAGCGATTCGGCATCCGCGCCACCGCGGTGACCAATGCCGAGTTTCTCGGTTTCGTGCATGCCGCGCTTTACTGGCCGGACGACGAGGAGCATTTTCTGAAGCACCTTCGGAACCATGGCACGCTGCCGGAGGCGCTCACGGGCGATCGGGCCCACGAGCCGGTGACCTTCGTCAGCCTCGACGATGCGAGGGCGTACGCCGCGTGGCATGGCCAGCGGCTTCCGAGCGAGGCCGAATGGCAGTGGACGGCGGAGGGCGCAGGGGCTGGGCATCTCTATCCTTGGGGAAACGAGCTGCGAACCTTTCCGAGCTTGCTGCAGCCGGCCGCCCTTCCCGAGACGGCCACCCCGCAAGGCGTCATGGGATTGTCCGGCAATGCCTGGGAATTCACGGAGAGCGAGTTCTCCGATGGGCATACGCGGTTCGTCATGCTCCGCGGCGGCGTGTATCTACCGCCGGCCGAGACGGAATGGATCGTGGCCCGCGGGGCGCGGCCCAACGATTACCACGCCAAGTACATTCTGCGGAGCGACGGCCTGGATCGAAGTGAGGCCATCTCGTTTCGAACCGTGGTCGATCTCACGTAG
- a CDS encoding MarR family transcriptional regulator — protein MADLPFETTLHVRDHCLCLHAQRAARALARRFDDAFRPLGLTNGQFSLLMSLNRPEPPSLGAVATLLAMDRTTLTAALKPLARRGLLEVTVDEEDRRGRRLALTRKGRTLLARAVPIWHAMHAELDAQLDDPENVRQGLRALTAT, from the coding sequence ATGGCCGACCTCCCGTTCGAAACCACGCTTCACGTTCGCGATCACTGCTTGTGCCTTCATGCACAGCGCGCAGCACGCGCCCTGGCCCGTCGCTTCGACGACGCGTTTCGTCCGCTCGGGCTCACCAACGGCCAATTTTCGCTGCTGATGTCCCTCAACCGCCCCGAGCCGCCGAGCCTCGGTGCCGTGGCCACGCTTCTCGCCATGGATCGAACGACGCTCACGGCCGCGCTCAAACCGCTGGCGCGGCGCGGACTCCTCGAGGTGACGGTGGACGAGGAAGACCGACGGGGCCGCCGTCTCGCGCTCACGCGGAAAGGGCGAACGCTTTTGGCGCGCGCGGTCCCCATCTGGCACGCGATGCACGCCGAGCTCGATGCGCAGCTCGACGATCCCGAGAACGTGCGCCAGGGGCTTCGCGCGTTGACGGCTACGTGA
- a CDS encoding DUF899 family protein → MAHRELTPATELVKKNRSHFPNESEEYRRARNALLVEEIELRRHLERVAELRRQLPPGGQVTTDYRFEGENGPVTLASLFGDKDTLLVYSYMFGPQRERPCPSCTSFMSTWETKLPDLEQRVAVAMVARSPIEKLRAAKRARGWTRLKVYSDAEGQYTRDYVSAEDADMPGFSVFTRKDGVIRHFWSGEMGGGMADPGQDPRGAPDLDPLWTMLDFTPEGRGTNWYPKLEYGR, encoded by the coding sequence ATGGCCCATCGAGAGCTCACCCCGGCAACGGAGCTGGTGAAGAAGAACCGCAGCCACTTTCCCAATGAAAGCGAAGAGTACCGAAGGGCCCGCAACGCCCTCTTGGTCGAGGAAATCGAATTGCGCCGCCACCTCGAGCGCGTCGCAGAATTGCGCCGTCAGCTGCCTCCGGGCGGTCAGGTCACCACGGACTACCGCTTCGAAGGCGAAAACGGCCCCGTCACCTTGGCCAGCCTCTTCGGCGACAAGGACACGCTCCTCGTGTACAGCTACATGTTCGGCCCGCAGCGCGAACGTCCCTGTCCTTCGTGCACGTCGTTCATGAGCACCTGGGAGACCAAGCTTCCCGATCTCGAGCAGCGCGTGGCCGTGGCGATGGTGGCACGTTCACCCATCGAGAAATTGCGCGCCGCCAAGCGAGCCCGCGGGTGGACGAGGCTCAAGGTGTATTCCGACGCCGAAGGCCAATACACGCGCGACTACGTGAGCGCCGAAGACGCGGACATGCCCGGCTTCAGCGTTTTCACCCGCAAAGATGGGGTCATTCGCCATTTCTGGAGCGGCGAGATGGGCGGTGGCATGGCCGATCCCGGACAAGATCCGCGCGGCGCACCGGATCTGGACCCGCTCTGGACGATGCTCGACTTCACCCCCGAGGGCCGCGGCACCAACTGGTATCCCAAGTTGGAATACGGGCGCTAA
- a CDS encoding ABC transporter substrate-binding protein produces the protein MFVRSKCLAFGAAVVVSALVAGCSRDKSAGVPLVHKGKLVTCTHVPFAPFEFERDGKITGFDIDVVDLVAQRLGVKVQLVDTSVENLTTGSLLDSNQCDLEAAGLTMTDARRKSVDFSEGYLDAYQALVVKRGTGMASLDAVKNSAKRVGVQSQTVGEDLAKTKELNLLSFESSDAVLLALRTGRVEAAIVDHPAVQTWMKDSGNIAFQIAAYVDTGEQLGMAVKKGNTKLLAIINEVMAQARADGTHKRLRDQWFGESLGAVPVTTVARP, from the coding sequence TTGTTCGTTCGTAGCAAGTGCCTCGCTTTTGGCGCGGCCGTCGTCGTGTCGGCGTTGGTTGCAGGTTGCAGCAGAGACAAGTCGGCCGGCGTGCCCCTCGTTCACAAGGGAAAGCTCGTCACCTGTACCCACGTTCCATTCGCGCCCTTCGAATTCGAGCGCGATGGAAAAATTACCGGCTTCGACATCGACGTCGTGGACTTGGTCGCCCAGAGGCTCGGCGTAAAGGTGCAGCTCGTCGACACGTCGGTCGAGAACCTCACCACGGGCTCGTTGCTCGACTCGAACCAGTGTGATCTCGAGGCGGCGGGGCTGACCATGACCGATGCGCGCCGCAAGAGCGTCGACTTCTCCGAGGGCTACTTGGACGCGTACCAAGCGCTCGTGGTCAAGCGCGGAACGGGCATGGCGAGCCTCGACGCCGTCAAGAACAGCGCGAAGCGGGTAGGGGTTCAATCCCAAACCGTCGGCGAAGATCTCGCCAAAACGAAAGAGCTCAACCTGCTTTCCTTCGAGAGCTCGGACGCCGTGTTGCTTGCCCTGCGCACGGGCCGCGTGGAGGCGGCCATCGTCGATCATCCCGCCGTGCAAACATGGATGAAGGACTCGGGCAACATCGCCTTTCAAATCGCCGCCTACGTGGATACGGGCGAGCAACTCGGTATGGCCGTCAAGAAAGGGAATACCAAACTACTCGCGATCATTAACGAAGTCATGGCGCAAGCACGTGCCGATGGCACGCACAAGCGCCTGCGCGATCAATGGTTCGGCGAATCCTTGGGCGCCGTGCCCGTGACGACGGTGGCGAGGCCTTAG
- a CDS encoding monovalent cation:proton antiporter-2 (CPA2) family protein: MLVDVAIFLAAAVLVVPISKRLGLGTVLGYLIAGVLIGPCGLRLIAKVEATLHFAEFGVVLLLFLIGLELQPARLWKMRGTVFGIGGAQVFATAAALGAAGLLFGLGWRTSLVAALALSMSSTAFALQVLGEKNELARPHGRVAFGILLFQDVAAIPTLALVPMLAGGGNSHSASPGLRALMVVGVMLGLALAGRYLLRPMLRFIASAKNHDLSAAATLLVVVGTSLLMHAIDLSEALGAFVAGVLLADSEYRHELEANIEPYKGLLLGLFFMAVGMSADMRILLGRPITVAGLVLGLTAIKFGVLWGVGRLAKLPRRGATSLAVAISQGGEFAFVIFGVAQDGAVLDKAIADLLVVVVTLSMAVTPLLFIVRDRVLARKDAGAARDFDEPANDGNPVIIAGFGRVGQIIGRVLRAKGVAYTALDASAQHTDFVKRFGNKIYYGDASRPDLLRAAGAEQASLFVLAVDDMERSLAVAKSVLHHFPHLKIIARARNRQHAYALLGLGIEILSRETFASSLEMASWALESVGLTTSEARSAVKRFAEYDEARMRALYHLRDDEKALIASSKEYAAELQRILDEDASAVT; this comes from the coding sequence ATGCTGGTCGACGTAGCTATTTTTCTCGCGGCTGCCGTGCTGGTGGTCCCCATTTCCAAACGGCTTGGTCTGGGCACCGTGCTCGGGTACCTGATCGCGGGCGTTCTGATCGGGCCATGCGGTCTGCGGCTGATCGCGAAGGTCGAAGCGACGCTGCATTTCGCGGAGTTCGGGGTGGTGCTGCTCCTCTTCCTCATTGGGTTGGAGCTGCAGCCGGCCCGGCTTTGGAAGATGCGCGGTACCGTGTTCGGGATCGGCGGCGCGCAGGTGTTCGCGACCGCGGCCGCCCTTGGTGCTGCGGGGCTGCTCTTTGGTCTGGGGTGGCGCACCTCACTGGTGGCGGCGCTGGCTTTGTCCATGTCCTCCACGGCCTTTGCGCTGCAGGTTCTCGGCGAGAAGAACGAGCTGGCGCGGCCCCATGGGCGGGTGGCGTTCGGCATTCTGCTCTTTCAAGACGTCGCGGCCATTCCCACGCTGGCCCTCGTTCCGATGCTCGCCGGTGGCGGGAACTCGCACAGCGCGAGCCCGGGCCTGCGCGCCCTGATGGTGGTCGGCGTGATGCTGGGCCTCGCCCTGGCCGGGCGCTACTTGCTCCGGCCGATGCTGCGCTTCATCGCTTCGGCGAAGAACCACGATCTCTCGGCGGCGGCCACGTTGCTGGTGGTCGTCGGCACCTCGTTGTTGATGCACGCCATCGATCTCTCGGAGGCGCTGGGGGCCTTCGTGGCCGGTGTGCTGTTGGCCGATTCGGAATACCGGCACGAATTGGAAGCGAACATCGAACCCTACAAAGGCCTCTTGTTGGGGTTGTTCTTCATGGCCGTGGGTATGTCGGCCGACATGAGGATTCTCCTCGGGCGCCCCATCACGGTGGCGGGGCTGGTCCTGGGCCTCACCGCGATCAAGTTCGGGGTTCTCTGGGGCGTGGGGCGGCTGGCGAAGCTGCCCCGGCGCGGGGCGACCAGTCTGGCGGTGGCCATTTCGCAGGGCGGTGAGTTCGCATTCGTCATTTTCGGAGTCGCCCAGGATGGGGCGGTGTTGGACAAGGCGATTGCCGATTTGCTGGTGGTGGTCGTCACGTTGTCGATGGCGGTGACACCGCTGTTGTTCATCGTGCGGGATCGGGTGCTCGCGCGAAAGGATGCCGGCGCGGCGCGCGATTTCGACGAGCCCGCGAACGATGGCAATCCGGTGATCATCGCCGGGTTCGGGCGGGTCGGGCAGATCATTGGCCGCGTTCTGCGTGCCAAAGGAGTTGCGTATACCGCGCTCGATGCGAGCGCGCAGCATACGGACTTCGTGAAGCGATTCGGCAACAAGATTTATTACGGCGACGCCTCGCGGCCGGATTTGCTTCGCGCGGCCGGGGCCGAGCAAGCGTCGCTGTTCGTCCTCGCGGTGGACGATATGGAGAGGTCACTGGCGGTGGCCAAGTCGGTGCTGCACCATTTCCCGCATTTGAAGATCATCGCGCGCGCCCGCAATCGCCAACACGCGTATGCGCTGCTCGGTCTGGGCATCGAGATCCTTTCCCGCGAGACGTTCGCCTCCAGCTTGGAGATGGCGTCATGGGCGCTCGAGTCGGTGGGCCTCACCACGAGCGAGGCTCGCAGCGCCGTGAAGCGATTTGCCGAATACGACGAAGCTCGAATGCGGGCGCTGTATCATCTTCGTGACGACGAGAAGGCGCTCATTGCGTCGTCGAAGGAGTATGCGGCCGAGCTGCAGCGCATTCTGGACGAAGATGCCAGCGCGGTGACGTAG
- the fusA gene encoding elongation factor G gives MAARIPLNRIRNIGISAHIDSGKTTLTERVLFYTGRIHKIHEVRGKDGVGAKMDSMDLEREKGITIQSAATYCVWPGSQQQLQPHNVNIIDTPGHVDFTIEVERALRVLDGAILVLDSGKGVQSQSITVDKQMKRYRVPRIAFVNKMDNPGANYERVADMLKEKLGHHPVKLQVPIGAESDFRGIIDPIIGKAVFFDGQDGEVIREEEIPAEFKEAAAAAREKIIHDVADVDDELAEKFLSEEPISVDELRAAIRRATLALKMTPVMCGSAIKNKGVQLLLDAVVYYLPNPTEVLNEAHDQEKGEEKVVVESDSTKPFVGLAFKLQQDKYGQLTYFRVYQGSVTSGDTIFNVSNEMRKVRVPRMFRMHSDDREEITTAEAGDIVAFYGVEASSGETFTDGKVNWTLTSMHVPAAVISLAVAPKDRSSEANFSKALNRFTKEDPTFRVHQDEESQQTIISGMGELHLDIYMERMKREYNCEVVAGKPQVAYREAITKRAEINYTHKKQTGGSGQYAKVMGYLEPLPADAMESYEFVDDITGGAIPREFIGSCDKGFREGVKKGTLIGFPVVGVRAVINDGASHAVDSSEMAFKTAALMGFREAYAKSGPTILEPIMKVEIDAPTEFQGSVVGQVNQRRGVILETVSGDSVSVTAEVPLNAMFGYSTDLRSATQGKGTFTMEFAKYAVVPRQEQDEMVKKYKEKLAAEAKK, from the coding sequence GTGGCTGCTCGCATCCCCCTGAACCGTATCCGTAACATTGGTATTTCGGCGCACATCGACTCCGGTAAGACGACGCTGACCGAACGCGTCCTCTTCTACACGGGTCGGATCCACAAAATCCACGAGGTGCGTGGAAAAGACGGCGTCGGCGCCAAGATGGACTCGATGGATCTCGAGCGCGAGAAGGGCATCACCATCCAGTCCGCGGCGACCTACTGTGTGTGGCCCGGATCGCAGCAGCAGCTGCAGCCGCACAACGTCAACATCATCGACACCCCCGGCCACGTCGACTTCACCATCGAGGTGGAGCGCGCGCTGCGTGTTCTCGACGGCGCCATCCTCGTGCTCGACTCGGGCAAGGGCGTCCAGAGCCAGTCGATCACCGTCGACAAGCAGATGAAGCGCTACCGCGTTCCGCGCATCGCCTTCGTCAACAAGATGGACAACCCGGGCGCCAACTACGAGCGCGTGGCCGACATGCTCAAGGAGAAGCTCGGACACCACCCGGTCAAGCTCCAGGTGCCGATCGGCGCCGAGTCGGACTTCCGCGGCATCATCGACCCGATCATCGGGAAGGCCGTCTTCTTCGACGGCCAAGACGGCGAAGTCATCCGCGAAGAAGAGATCCCGGCGGAGTTCAAGGAAGCCGCCGCGGCCGCCCGCGAGAAGATCATCCACGACGTCGCCGACGTCGACGACGAGTTGGCCGAGAAGTTCCTCTCCGAGGAGCCCATCTCGGTGGACGAGCTCCGCGCCGCCATCCGCCGCGCGACCTTGGCCCTCAAGATGACCCCGGTCATGTGCGGCTCGGCGATCAAGAACAAGGGCGTTCAGCTCCTGCTCGATGCCGTCGTGTACTACCTGCCCAACCCGACCGAGGTCCTCAACGAGGCGCACGACCAGGAAAAGGGCGAGGAGAAGGTCGTCGTGGAATCCGATTCCACGAAGCCGTTCGTCGGCCTGGCGTTCAAGCTCCAGCAGGACAAGTACGGACAGCTCACGTACTTCCGCGTCTACCAAGGCTCGGTCACGTCCGGCGACACCATCTTCAACGTGAGCAACGAGATGCGCAAGGTGCGCGTCCCCCGTATGTTCCGCATGCACTCCGACGACCGCGAGGAGATCACGACCGCCGAGGCGGGTGACATCGTCGCGTTCTACGGCGTCGAGGCCAGCTCCGGCGAGACGTTCACCGACGGCAAGGTCAATTGGACCCTCACGTCGATGCACGTGCCCGCGGCGGTCATCTCGCTGGCGGTCGCCCCGAAGGATCGCTCGTCCGAGGCGAACTTCTCCAAGGCGCTCAACCGGTTCACCAAGGAAGACCCGACCTTCCGCGTGCACCAGGACGAGGAGTCGCAGCAGACCATCATCAGCGGCATGGGCGAGCTCCACCTCGACATCTACATGGAGCGCATGAAGCGCGAGTACAACTGCGAGGTCGTTGCTGGCAAGCCGCAGGTTGCGTACCGCGAGGCGATCACCAAGCGCGCCGAGATCAACTACACCCACAAGAAGCAGACGGGTGGTTCGGGTCAGTACGCGAAGGTCATGGGCTACCTCGAGCCGCTCCCGGCGGACGCGATGGAGTCCTACGAGTTCGTCGATGACATCACCGGCGGTGCGATTCCGCGTGAGTTCATCGGCTCCTGCGACAAGGGTTTCCGCGAGGGCGTGAAGAAGGGCACCCTCATCGGCTTCCCCGTTGTCGGCGTCCGTGCGGTCATCAACGACGGTGCATCGCACGCGGTCGACTCGTCCGAAATGGCGTTCAAGACGGCCGCGCTCATGGGCTTCCGCGAGGCTTACGCGAAGTCCGGCCCGACCATCCTCGAGCCGATCATGAAGGTCGAAATCGACGCGCCCACGGAGTTCCAGGGCTCGGTCGTCGGCCAAGTCAACCAGCGCCGCGGCGTCATCCTGGAGACCGTCTCCGGCGACAGCGTCAGCGTCACCGCCGAGGTGCCGCTGAACGCGATGTTCGGTTACTCGACCGACCTTCGCTCCGCCACGCAGGGCAAGGGCACCTTCACCATGGAGTTCGCCAAGTACGCGGTCGTGCCGCGTCAGGAGCAGGACGAAATGGTCAAGAAGTACAAGGAGAAGCTCGCCGCGGAAGCGAAGAAGTAG
- a CDS encoding protein kinase — protein MEDILKVGQLFLGKYRIEKLVGKGGMGAVYAAVDSDLARKVAIKILLPHIASSRTAATRFVNEGRAAARIESEHVARVYSAGRTPQGLPFMILELLEGTDVADLLEKHKRLGVAEAVDIMIDALQAVAEAHRLGIVHRDLKPSNLFLHRRGNGSQVVKVLDFGISKLTQPMSTTSDQGLTATQALLGTPNYMSPEQLLDSKSVDHRTDIWSLGVILYEMLAGTVPFGGPTLRELFSAILHQQTAPLPHLRGDVPAGLQMAIDRCMTRDPQRRIGDAAELARLLAPFGSGARAPFGRVPFDEEPTTVAAAPLAMPSAPQLVSGPGGVRTMTATNEQRLAVPAPMPPPEHVWAHTNQANITPSPVQMDSPWAGQYAAAVTRPRTSSRSLLPYAIAVPLVGILAAGAIIVAARVVQTKTEAVTSALSANSPPPEPAASPPPTPSAELPRAEAADAAASSPAPAPAAVSAPVPAASASAAAPVERPYRGGTPRNTKRESTFDPTKDSRY, from the coding sequence GTGGAGGACATTCTGAAGGTAGGGCAGCTTTTCCTCGGCAAGTACCGAATCGAAAAGCTGGTCGGCAAAGGAGGAATGGGCGCCGTGTATGCGGCCGTCGATAGCGACCTTGCGCGAAAGGTGGCCATCAAAATTCTCCTTCCCCATATCGCGAGCTCGCGCACGGCGGCCACCCGATTCGTCAACGAGGGTCGCGCGGCCGCGCGGATCGAGAGCGAACACGTCGCGCGAGTGTATTCGGCGGGGCGCACGCCACAGGGCCTGCCCTTCATGATTTTGGAATTGCTCGAAGGGACGGACGTCGCCGACCTCCTCGAAAAGCACAAGCGGCTCGGGGTGGCGGAAGCCGTCGACATCATGATCGACGCGCTCCAGGCCGTCGCCGAGGCGCACCGACTCGGCATCGTGCACCGCGATCTCAAACCGTCGAATCTGTTCCTTCATCGCCGGGGCAATGGATCGCAGGTCGTCAAAGTTCTCGATTTCGGGATTTCGAAATTGACCCAGCCCATGTCGACCACGAGCGATCAAGGGCTGACGGCGACCCAAGCATTGCTCGGCACACCGAATTACATGTCCCCGGAGCAATTGCTGGATTCGAAGTCCGTGGATCATCGCACGGACATTTGGTCGCTGGGGGTCATTCTGTACGAAATGCTGGCCGGGACCGTGCCCTTCGGCGGCCCCACCCTGCGCGAGCTCTTCTCGGCGATTCTGCATCAACAGACCGCCCCCCTTCCCCACTTGCGGGGGGACGTGCCGGCCGGACTGCAGATGGCCATCGATCGATGCATGACGCGGGATCCGCAGCGGCGCATTGGAGATGCCGCCGAACTGGCCCGCTTGCTCGCGCCGTTTGGCTCGGGTGCGCGCGCGCCATTCGGGCGAGTCCCCTTCGACGAGGAACCGACGACCGTGGCGGCCGCCCCACTGGCCATGCCGTCCGCACCGCAACTCGTTTCGGGGCCCGGCGGCGTACGGACCATGACGGCGACGAATGAACAAAGGCTCGCCGTTCCGGCACCGATGCCGCCGCCCGAGCACGTTTGGGCGCATACCAATCAGGCGAACATCACGCCCTCGCCGGTTCAAATGGATTCGCCCTGGGCCGGGCAATACGCGGCCGCGGTCACGCGACCGCGCACGTCGAGTCGTTCTTTGCTGCCCTATGCGATAGCCGTCCCCCTCGTCGGCATCCTCGCCGCCGGCGCCATCATCGTGGCCGCGCGCGTGGTGCAGACGAAAACGGAGGCGGTCACCTCGGCGTTGTCGGCAAACTCACCGCCGCCCGAACCTGCCGCGTCGCCACCGCCCACGCCGAGTGCGGAGCTGCCTCGCGCCGAAGCTGCGGACGCCGCGGCATCATCCCCCGCGCCGGCCCCGGCCGCCGTCTCGGCGCCGGTCCCCGCGGCATCGGCGTCGGCCGCGGCGCCCGTCGAGCGTCCCTACCGCGGAGGAACACCGCGCAACACGAAGCGGGAGTCGACGTTCGATCCGACGAAGGATTCCCGTTACTGA
- a CDS encoding HD domain-containing protein, protein MSSSIAGISIPDSKIARAATELVRDCATQLLFHHSSRVYYFGALTGVSQRRAFDTELLYVGAMFHDLGLTKTYSSAHDRFEVDGANAAASFLRAHGIGQDAIDVVWDAIALHTTPGIPEHKKSEVALVLAGVEMDVVGLGFANVSEDARARVVQAHPRGPSFKKDIIGAFFEGIRHKPDTTFGNIKADVLARMDPNYVRRDFCNVILESAWPS, encoded by the coding sequence ATGAGCTCGTCGATAGCCGGTATTTCCATTCCCGATAGCAAAATTGCGCGCGCGGCGACCGAGTTGGTTCGCGATTGCGCGACCCAGCTATTGTTTCATCATTCGTCGCGTGTGTATTACTTCGGTGCGCTGACCGGGGTGAGCCAGCGACGAGCCTTCGATACGGAGTTGCTCTACGTCGGGGCGATGTTTCACGATCTGGGGCTCACCAAAACGTACTCCAGCGCGCACGATCGGTTCGAGGTCGACGGTGCCAATGCCGCGGCGAGTTTTCTGCGCGCCCACGGCATCGGGCAAGACGCCATCGACGTCGTTTGGGATGCCATTGCACTGCACACGACGCCGGGGATCCCCGAGCACAAAAAGTCCGAGGTGGCCCTGGTCTTGGCGGGCGTCGAGATGGATGTCGTGGGGCTGGGGTTCGCCAACGTGTCCGAGGATGCCCGCGCGCGGGTCGTTCAGGCCCACCCTCGTGGCCCATCCTTCAAAAAGGACATCATCGGCGCATTCTTCGAAGGCATTCGGCACAAGCCGGATACGACGTTTGGCAACATCAAGGCCGATGTTCTCGCGCGCATGGATCCCAATTACGTGCGCCGCGACTTTTGCAATGTCATCCTGGAATCGGCCTGGCCATCGTAG